Within Thamnophis elegans isolate rThaEle1 chromosome 11, rThaEle1.pri, whole genome shotgun sequence, the genomic segment ctggtaagtgagctgggttttttcttttattttttaaatgtattttaaaataatattttatttattgtgcataggatttttaaaaattctgtttggattctttttttaaattgtctcagactatttaaaaaaagattctatccaaaataaattgaaatgaaaccatgtttaaaaattctatgcacaatactttgaaatatattgtgcatagaaagaatagtttgaaatgttttacttcaatttattctggatGTTGAATATAACATTAAGTCACATATTTCCTTAATTGCAATGGCACTGGATTATTATCACTGAATTTTCCCATTCagataaaaggaaattatttcatattttccttcctttaaaaaaataaaggaccaTGTTCTGCCTTTCTGGGTTGTTTTAGAGTCTTTCTCCTCCCATTTCAAAACATGAGATATACACTATTGTTGTAAGATCCTACATAGGAACATCTGTTATTATTTCCTCACAGCTTTAATCAAATCTCAGTTAATTAGTATTAAATATTCAATAAATATTCAATAGCAGCATTAACAGAATCAGGTTGATCATGAATGCTCTTATAAAAATTATGTTGAGCTGTATCTGATTATTTCTTGGGTTGGAGATTCACAAATCTCAGATCTATGGAGAACAGGTACCCAAAcagtgagaaaaaagaaaacaatatcagAAGAAAATTGTTGTTCAATAACAGTTGGTTTCTTATTTCTTCATAAAAATGTGTTTCCTATTGCCAACAAAATTATGACCATCTTCATATAGTCCACCATATCCTGAACTAACTTAAGGAGTTATTATCCTTTAATGGTACACTTAAAGACATTATTAGTTTTTAGTAAGGAAATTATTTATTaacccttattaaattggaattctcTAAATCATATCTGCCAAAATGAAAATACAACAGCAGTAAATTACAGACAGCCATTATGTTGCTCCTCAGAATTTCCCCTCTATGGTAATTGGTACCAACATTAAAAGGTTTTACACCAGAAAAACTTGAACAGAAACCCAAACTCTAATAATAAAAGCAAGAAAAGGAAACATTTAGAATTATGCCATGGAGTCATTTCAttaagacagtggttcccaaacttggcaactttaagacttgtggacttcaactcccagaattctccagccagctctgcttgtttgggaaccactgcattaagaAGAAGAACTGAGATTAAAGTTTATGACTGATCGGTAACCTTTTGTAAATAGGAGGACTGGAGTTACTGGCTTGAATGATGTTTTCAGATGTATGTTATGGGATTTAACAATATTCAGCTAATTTTTCTGTAGAGCTAACCCTCGTAAGGGCCCCTGGAATCTGGGTTCTCCTGGCCCTCTTCGTATGGCTGCCAGTCCAACCTGGTCCCTGTCTGATGCACTTCAACTTCCCAGGGTCAAGTGATGGGGTGGTTGTCAGCCTCCTCTCAGCAGGCAGGTCACGAATGGGGTGGTATTCAGGTGGCTGCTTGgagcttcttcctctttctctatctTCACTCTCTCTTGAATCGTCTGCGGGGCtctccttccacagcctctgCTCCTTCGTAGTTTCCTCTGCTTGCTTCCTTTCACTCAAACTCTTCTCTCCCTGAagcttggcccacagaagcctctgctacaTCCTATTCCCttatctccctcaggcttggcccacagaagcctctgctataTCCTATTCTCTTatttccctcaggcttggcccacagaaacCTCTGCTGTCCTATTCccttatttcccccctttttcccttGGTCTCACTTCCACTCCCCTGCTTTCTGCTCCTTTCCTccgctttccttttttttcctcttcccctcagCGAAgcccctcttttctcctcttgtACTCCCTCTGTCCCCTCCgctgcctcccaaaccctccttTTATTCACTCCTCTCCCCCTGCtacatttcaaagaaaaataaacaatgaaaatagTGGTGTATTTTAATAATCTGCTTATTATATATAAGCATTTGTGTgttaacataatttttaaaatgtgaaaatgtcaTCATTTTCCCTGTTACTAACTCAAGCAGCAATtagactggaatttccatcactaagtgatgccGTCATAAAGTGTGCTGTCAGGTGAATGTTCCTTAGCAACTGTTATTCTAGCAATCTCAGTTTCCATTGTTATGTGAGGACTGTAGTTAATTGAGCAATACCTTCATATGAAtgtgacttccaacttccagtCATAAACACCGTTAATTCAATACTGTTGAAActatgaatggttgctaaacaaattgttgtaacctgaggactatctgtatatcacTCATCTTCATCAGGTAGACCTTCCCTGTTTTGTATGCTAACTACAAGAATGATGATCCCCACTACATTAAAACTCTATAGGTTTTAGAAACCACTTGATTTAGGAACACTCAAATTTGCCTTcaaggactgcaaggagatcaactCAGTCAATCTTAAAGATAACTCTGACTATTCTTTGGAAGATCAGATACTGAAGCTAATGCTCAAATACTCTGGCCACCAAAGGAAAAGAGGGGCCTCACTGGAAAAGACAGAGATGctggaaagactgaaggcaaaaagAGAAGGGGATGATGGATGAGAATAGTTAGATAGTGTCAGCAGCTTAATGAATATGAGTTTGGGCAAACTCAGAGAAACAGTGGAGAATAGGGGGACCAGTTGTGCTATGCTCCATGGGGTTGTGAAGGATCAGACACAAACTAGTGACTGATTAATTGTTTAGCTACTCTATCTGATATAAATCTTAAAACAAAAAGATTTCAGGTTTTCTTTTAATCTACAAATTCATCAACAATGAATTCATAAACCTGCTAAATCGAGATTGCCTCTGAATCTTCCTTTAAACCTTATTACTTTATAATAAAATCTGATTTTTGAAAATCCTGTCAGACATTCAGGATCTACTTCTATGCAGAAGAAAATGCCAGGAGGATTGTCTTGTTTCtttctaacattttaaaaattcttttaggaaaggaaaaaatcagataccatcaatatatgGCTCTTCCTCAAACAAGACGTATGAGGTCATGTACaggtaacatttttattttagagaATGGTTATTAAAGTAATTATTTTGTGGGAAACTAACCAATATGATTAATCTTCACACTGTCATAATTTTCTCTTATCATATGATTCTGATTCATCACCATATTCAACTTCTCTGTTATGGCACTGGAATATTGTTGGGGCACATCTAATTGACcaggtgtttctttttttatacaaAGCACAGTTCTGCAGTTAGAGCACCTATGCAAACTGCTTTATTTCAAGAACATTATAACATTGTCCACCAAAATTGTAGGACCGTTCCATGTATCACATGCagatttttccaaattctgatcaacATCATTTAAGTGATGCTGTAAAAAGAATTCCTTTAATTCAAACATAAATAGAtatgtaaaaacaattacaacAATAACATTTCATAAAGTTATATTTAGAGatgtttattttaattctagATCAAAGGAAGAGTTACAAACCTTGTCCAATTTCATGAAGGAAATCTGGCCTGTGGTAGGAAGAGAAGTGCTTTCTGCCTTTGACCTGTCCCAGTTCCCACTCATTTGCGATCTGGGTGGTAAGTTCAGCCAGCGCTTTGCCATCCTCTTCACATGTTGGGACAATGGGCTGGATGGGTTCTTAACGTCTCTTACAAATTTTTTCATCTGCATTTGGAAAAGGAGAAATCCTTAGGAGATCAAAAACCACTTTAGGATGTCTACAGCATACTCTGAGGAATAGTCCTGTTTTAGAGATGATTAGCTGTCACTTTGACCTGATACAATATTACAGTCAGTGGAGAAATTGGCAGAGGCTGTTTGAAAAGGAGAAACAGTCTTCTCCTCTTCCAATGCTGACCTAATTGGAAAGAAACTGAAATCAGAGTATACCGGTAGCAGCTCATGAATAAAGGATCCTAAAACTGGATTTGCCTGAGAACATTTGCGGGATGCAAGAGACCATGACTGAAGATGATGTGGGATTTAGTCCACTTTGAAATTACGTTCAGTTTTTCACTGTTCAATCTGCACTAATGGTGGTGTTTTTGGATATTTGGCATATTTAGTGATTCCATCCTGAGGAATTCTCATAGAATGGAGgatcataacagaataacagttggaatggaccttgaaggtcttctagtccaagcagtatagcctacaccatttcagacaaatgtttcttcaatcgcttcttaaaaaccttcagtgttggagaactaacaacttctggaagcacgttgttccattgattaatcattccctgtcaggaaatttctccttagttctaggttccaaTTACAGGCAGGTGGAAGCAGACAAAAAAGTGGGACATGTACAAAATTTTCTTCTGCAGTTACTTAATTACATTTTGTGCTGTCTTTAAGGAAACACTGATGACTTAGCTAAGGAATTGACTTCATTCTACCCAAAATGTACTGTGACCATTTTTGAACGCCCTGAAGTAGTGGAAGCCTCCAAGAAccatggtttgccttcagaagagaCCAGGATCACTTTCCATGCAGGTAAAAGATGTGATGTTCCATGTCGGATGAACTCATGTCTTGCTAAGCACAATAAGCTTTTAAAGAGAGGAGATAATTCTGTTAGAATAATCTGGAAGACATGGTGCTTTATgagattttacttattttttgtaggtgattttttttaaagatcccaTTCCTGAAGCGGACCTCTACATTTTGGCCAGGACTCTGCACGTCTGGTCAGACGAGAGATGTTTGCAGCTGTTATCCAAAGTTTACCAGGCCTGCAAACCTGGCAGGTGTTCTTTAATGATAGAAAGCTAAATCTGCTAAGGAACTGGCAAAGTTCATACTTGGTTCAAGTTTTGAACTCCCCTAAATCTGGTGTCATTTCAAATTCACCATCCAGTTTTCCTGGGCATTCAACTGGTATCTTAGAATAACTTATTCAGCTGCAGGACCAGAAAAATTCTGGTTCCAGTGTGACCCTTCCAGCTATTTCTGCTATACAACCCAAACAGCTTTTGTTGTGCAAATCAGATTCATTCGTATTTTAGTTGCTCTGCTACAAATGAAAAAGACCTCTCTTTATGTCCCTGTGGCTCTTTACTGCCTAGATATATGTTTGCAATCATTCTACACTTGCTGTAAAAATGACTAAATTGATAAGTAATAACTTCTTCATGGTGGaagattataataataataaccccagTGCACCCCTACCTTGGTGTGGTTGTGGGGCTTGTATGCTATGATGAAACTGAAGGCTATGCCAGAGGTTCAACCATGCTGGATGGTTTCATCAGGGGAGTCAGACAAATAATGTCTCTCCCCAAAAAATATGGTGAGATATAAATTACAGAAACCTGTACCAGTTCAATGGTGTCCCAGGTCAGCAAGGACCATGCTAGGTGTTAGAGTGTTGAACATCTGGTGAAAACTGGGCTATAAGACTCAGGGCTGTTGGCTGAGTAATCAGGACCAGCAGCTGCAAAACTACTGGAAGGAAAAATGTTTATCTATTGCTAACATGCAGTGAttggaaacaaagaaataatgatgTTATTACAGGTCAAGTCAAACAAGATGATGGTATTTTAAATTAATGCACCAGTTCTGAAAAGAAcaacatccagaatcagaaataacagagACTAGTATATCAGTGAcaatttataatatgaaataaggTATTCACAGAAGTGGAATTGGAAGAACTGGGGAAATCTTCCCAGGGCAAAGAAATCAAGAGGCTCTGCAGAAGTAACGCAGACTACAGAGTCAATCAAGTCAGGGAGATTTGCCAGTAAGAGGAAGACAGAACAGCTATAGAATTATTTTCATTTGGAAACCAGGCACCTCCTCTGCCCCAGAAAGAACAAAGCCATCTAACTAAAGAAATAGAAGAATTGAAACAAAGAATAACTGGGCATCTAAAACAACACAAAGACAACAGAATAAGGTTGCCTCTGTTGAAActtgttccaaagaaacagcTATCACAAACATTAAAGATACCAATATCAAATATATGCACAAGCTCACTGcaagaaacaaaccaacaaatgtacatcacaggtataagtataacTGAATAGGTTGTGTTATCACTATTTGTAgcattcccagctggcttctgacaagcaaagtcaatggagaagccagatttgtttgatgatggcatgattcacttaacaactgctgtgatacacttaacaactctggcaataaatgggaaaactcacttaacaactgtcttgcttaacaacagaaattttgggctcagtttgtTCATATTTTGAGGACTAtctggaaagaataaaaaagaggaaTGACAAGACAAACTATTACATGGATGGTACACTAAAATTAGAAATATTCAGCAAGACTGGCCAATTGCTTAAACAAGGAAATTTTAATAAAGAGACAAAGGGACCAATTCTGACTGCTCAAGACCTAacccttaagaacaaatgctttcaaagccagaattgagaagagagcaatagacagcaaatgccacctctgcaaaaaaggtgaagaaacagtggaccatctAGTTGGCTACTGCAAGACTATCACAAAGACTGACTACAAATAAAAGCATGACAAAATAAGAACAATGTTGCATTGAAATATGTGCAAAAATATCATTTGCttcaaatgaagaagctaaagagctctgggactttagaattcaaacagaaagGTACCTGCCACATATCATCCCAGACTTAGcaactgttgataagaaagataaaaaagtaTGCAAAGTAGACCTTGCAAAACCTGGGGGCAACAAagtagaacagaagaagctttaCATGGTCAATGTCTTCAAAAGATTGAGGAAAGACTTGTATAATACTGTATTTAAAATATCTGCCAAGTGACAAACTatccaagaacaacaacaaattgACCTGTATTGTCTATTGGCAAGAATATATGTAACATATTTGAAAGAATGATTCATAACATACAATTTgggtattttcaaaatattatgtAATGTTCATTGGGCTGCTGAAATAAGTACTatatattttgaaatttattttgaaacagGTGGTGGTGTCTTAATAGTGGAAATGCTTCTTGATGAAGATAGAAGAGGGCCTTTAGCAACCCACTACTACTCGATATTAATGTTGCTCTacactgaagggagagaatggtCAGCATCCGAGTTTAATGTGCTCCTCTGCAAAGCTGGTTTCCAAACAGTTGAGTTAAAGAAAGGAAGCCTCTTTTATATTATTCTAGGAAGAAAATAATGTTGTCCCTGATTGCTTCCTGTTAAATGTTTAAGAGGAAATTTCAGAATAAAAGTGTTGATTTGTTAATTacaaatatattctattctttttccatGTCCACAGATTACATAGCTGATCCTTTTCTTATCACAAAATGGTTTcacccagtgacgtgcggtgagctttatgactggcgaggcagcaatttttttagacttttgaatttcaactcccagaattccacagccaggcatgctcagttcctatttaaagcgacagcatttttcccccttgcaaaataagttttcccattctttttcttctccctctctccctccctccccctctctctaacagacacacggacacaaagaagttggatctctctctcactaactcactcactctcaaacaaacacaaatacagaagttggattggatatattttccaaaggcttgaaagcagctcctctgccatacccccccctcctctgctgccttccgatcggagcctttgattgcaggtgaatcacgttgccttttcaaacttgtaatgagtgaagctgggcttatatacttttatccaggtgtgtgtgtgtgtgtgtgtgtgtgtgtgtgtgtttgaaaaggcaacatggttctgtatgcaatcaaactttttgaattcctcccccctccccacacacgcaccttttccagctgtttcagagaggatttcaactgttttttcctgccctcatgaaaagaaaaaaaaagcctctaaaaatgccctctacaggaggcaagaaaacacgtgcctcctttgcataagaaatttttcgtcttttaactgttgcttaactctgttcaagtgatcataaagctacagtaaaggaggcccgtagttctctcgcctcccactgcagttaagcactaagcagagtcatccactgtgactctggcagcaactacctcagcctttttccttttaattattcttttcttttcctcattacgctggtgaggccctgcctcccctgactgcacgtccctgtgatgatgatgttgggtaatgaaat encodes:
- the LOC116514621 gene encoding acetylserotonin O-methyltransferase-like produces the protein MVLGKNRGHRIGHRKKTLISRLVPSCGRIFKMVRSSPDESHYSEISHQVISEQVNARSSSRSLGKVPGGYTRQVCKSNRSKEELQTLSNFMKEIWPVVGREVLSAFDLSQFPLICDLGGNTDDLAKELTSFYPKCTVTIFERPEVVEASKNHGLPSEETRITFHAGKRCDVIFFKDPIPEADLYILARTLHVWSDERCLQLLSKVYQACKPGGGVLIVEMLLDEDRRGPLATHYYSILMLLYTEGREWSASEFNVLLCKAGFQTVELKKGSLFYIILGRK